The proteins below are encoded in one region of Hordeum vulgare subsp. vulgare chromosome 3H, MorexV3_pseudomolecules_assembly, whole genome shotgun sequence:
- the LOC123442833 gene encoding UDP-xylose transporter 3-like, whose product MGVAGEKFQLGTVGALSLSVVSSVSIVICNKALMSALGFIFATTLTSWHLLVTFCSLHVALCMKLFEHKPFDARTVMGFGVLNGISIGLLNLSLGFNSVGFYQMTKLAIIPCTVILETLFFRKKFSRYIQLSLSVLLFGVGVATVTDLQLNAMGSVLSLLAIVTTCIAQIMTNTIQKKFKVSSTQLLYQSCPYQALTLFIVGPFLDGFLTNKNVFAFEYTPQVLFFIVLSCLISVSVNFSTFLVIGKTSPVTYQVLGHLKTCLVLAFGYVLLHDPFSWRNILGILIAVVGMGLYSYFCTRETQPKPTEASPQVTQVKEGESDPLIADSLNAAENGAAAATDEPLKVPMWSSKYARA is encoded by the exons ATGGGGGTGGCGGGGGAGAAGTTCCAGCTGGGGACGGTGGGGGCGCTGAGCCTCTCCGTGGTCTCCTCGGTCTCCATTGTCATCTGCAACAAGGCGCTCATGAGCGCCCTCGGCTTCATCTTCG CCACCACGTTGACAAGCTGGCATCTCTTGGTGACATTCTGTTCGCTCCATGTGGCATTATGCATGAAGCTCTTTGAGCACAAACCTTTCGATGCAAGGACCGTCATGGGGTTCGGTGTGCTCAACGGCATCTCGATTGGGCTTCTCAATCTGAGTCTGGGTTTCAATTCTGTTGGTTTCTATCAG ATGACAAAGCTGGCCATTATTCCATGCACTGTTATATTGGAGACTCTTTTCTTCAGGAAGAAGTTCAG TCGCTACATCCAGCTCTCCCTTAGTGTGCTCCTTTTTGGTGTTGGAGTTGCAACCGTGACAGATCTGCAGCTCAATGCTATGGGATCTGTGCTGTCTTTACTGGCAATCGTCACAACCTGTATTGCTCAAATT ATGACCAACACAATTCAAAAGAAGTTCAAAGTATCTTCAACTCAGCTGCTGTACCAATCATGCCCATACCAAGCATTGACCTTGTTCATTGTTGGTCCGTTCCTCGATGGATTTCTGACTAACAAAAATGTCTTTGCTTTTGAATACACACCTCAAGTTCTG TTCTTCATTGTGCTGTCGTGTCTGATATCAGTCTCCGTGAACTTCAGCACTTTCCTTGTGATTGGGAAGACATCTCCTGTAACTTATCAAGTCCTTGGCCATCTAAAGACATGTTTGGTTCTTGCCTTCGGCTATGTCTTGCTTCACGACCCGTTTAGCTGGAGAAACATACTTGGAATCCTGATTGCAGTGGTTGGGATGGGACTATATTCCTACTTCTGCACCCGTGAAACTCAGCCAAAACCAACTGAAGCCTCTCCACAAGTCACCCAG GTGAAGGAAGGCGAATCAGACCCTTTGATCGCGGACTCCTTGAACGCCGCCGAGAACGGAGCCGCTGCAGCCACCGACGAGCCTCTGAAGGTCCCCATGTGGAGCTCCAAGTATGCACGGGCATGA
- the LOC123442832 gene encoding mini-chromosome maintenance complex-binding protein has translation MVGPQYDLVGNPLGAVRATFERAAAAAAAESGGRDPVAAFRSKDWGASEVFRSFLFEQGGLDKVPVLDASNLGLIKPNTLVRFRGMVQDMLGNEFYAGAFKDGATWRTNKFTDFSPFSMPHPCDSHLWERHLFHCVPVPGQNSWTLDSSPGPDLRQMVNCLSPEQREKRKRDGDDDAMDVSENGNGESSSCSKKPKEDDVQIPSSSAEMPASENMPQMNGNDHHIPGSSFSCLVKIYDMPESQVKLNDVAEFIGVYTFDPELAAPNDNSDDIMYDLIEDVTAQLPPSKVPRLHCLVWRKLSSVDFLAKHPAVEPLPSLLKGIRQSLLSHLTLVLGKDDLAANCLLLHLLSRLRTRVDVVTVGRLSLNFTGFNRESVSIFGKQLNTLIQGLMPYSQAIPLSIEYLNTATLQPRKDNKSGRLVTAILQLPQGTHLTFDETLLQSGSLASKGVENTVLLKNLMESQMVEYDFEYYKLEMATDVQLLTLSEGKSNILPSDLVVPFRPSTVSEVNATSEELESWRWYLATVRSLPQSSEPEIYQTIQDEMVSAMRNDRSLGCTELSRWLTMAQITASSFGEKSLSLEHWQMVKELERLRKERMQ, from the exons ATGGTGGGCCCGCAGTACGACCTCGTCGGCAACCCCCTGGGCGCGGTGCGCGCCACCTTCgagagggcggcggcggccgccgcGGCGGAGTCCGGGGGCCGCGACCCGGTGGCGGCGTTCCGGTCCAAGGACTGGGGCGCCAGCGAGGTTTTCCGCTCCTTCCTCTTCGAGCAGGGCGGCCTCGACAAG GTTCCAGTGCTGGATGCATCAAACCTCGGACTGATCAAACCCAACACCCTAGTTCGGTTCCGGGGGATGGTTCAGGACATGCTCGGGAACGAGTTCTACGCCGGTGCTTTCAAG GATGGGGCTACCTGGAGGACGAACAAGTTCACAGATTTCTCACCATTCTCCATGCCGCACCCGTGTGACTCGCATCTCTGGGAGCGCCATCTCTTCCATTGTGTGCCT GTGCCTGGACAGAATTCTTGGACACTGGATTCTTCTCCTGGACCTGACTTGCGccaaatggtaaactgcttgtcaCCTGAACAAAGGGAGAAAAGGAAGAGAGACGGCGATGATGATGCCATGGAT GTCTCAGAAAATGGAAATGGCGAGAGTTCTTCATGCAGCAAGAAACCA AAGGAAGATGACGTCCAGATCCCATCTAGTTCAGCAGAAATGCCAGCAAGTGAAAACATGCCACAGATGAATGGGAATGATCATCATATTCCTGGAAGCTCCTTTTCATGTCTAGTGAAG ATCTATGATATGCCTGAAAGTCAAGTGAAACTAAACGATGTTGCTGAGTTCATAGGGGTATACACATTTGACCCAGAACTTGCTGCTCCCAATGATAATTCAGATGATATAATGTATGATCTCATAGAAGATGTAACAGCTCAATTGCCTCCCAGCAAG GTGCCCCGACTTCACTGTTTGGTGTGGCGAAAATTATCATCTGTTGATTTTCTAGCAAAGCATCCTGCCGTTGAG CCTTTGCCAAGTCTACTAAAAGGCATCCGGCAATCTTTGCTCTCACATCTCACTCTGGTATTAGGGAAAGATGACCTTGCTGCTAACTGTCTACTGCTGCATCTTCTATCCAGA CTACGAACTAGGGTGGATGTGGTCACGGTTGGCAGGCTCTCCTTGAATTTCACTGGATttaacagggaaagtgtttccatTTTTGGAAAACAGCTAAATACTTTGATCCAGGGACTAATGCCATATTCACAAGCTATTCCTCTGTCAATTGAGTATCTCAACACTGCCACACTTCAACCTAGAAAGGACAACAAGTCAGGAAG GTTGGTTACAGCAATTCTGCAGCTACCTCAAGGCACTCACTTGACATTTGATGAAACTCTCTTGCAATCTGGATCTTTGGCATCTAAAGGTGTTGAGAATACGGTGCTGCTTAAGAACTTGATGGAGTCACAGATG GTTGAGTATGATTTTGAGTACTACAAGCTGGAGATGGCCACGGATGTGCAGCTACTTACTCTCTCGGAGGGGAAATCCAACATCCTGCCTTCAGACTTGGTTGTGCCTTTTCGTCCATCCACTGTTTCTGAGGTGAATGCAACTTCTGAGGAACTTGAGAGCTGGAGATGGTACTTGGCCACAGTGAGGTCTCTTCCTCAGTCATCTGAACCTGAGATTTACCAG ACGATCCAAGATGAAATGGTCAGTGCCATGCGCAACGACAGGAGCTTGGGTTGCACTGAACTTAGCAG GTGGCTAACAATGGCTCAGATAACAGCCTCAAGCTTTGGTGAGAAGAGCCTTTCCCTGGAGCACTGGCAGATGGTGAAGGAGCTTGAGAGGCTTCGAAAGGAGAGGATGCAATGA
- the LOC123442834 gene encoding proactivator polypeptide-like 1 yields MAMACSTRMLAFLLLALAFTAAVAESRDAYKGSADRYACILTQESFPLASKGAGLTSANGKLCVLCEQYSTEALVYLRQKETQTEILSVLHHTCASLGPLRQQCMTLVDYYIPAFFLEVSVLKPEELCESAHLCPKGAAARSSTRGEACGLCHHVLVEVLTMLKDPNTKLEIVGLLFKTCSKAKNYEPQCKRLVLDYIPLILVKTQTFLETTDVCFTTHACKTGVQATTETIPLSATL; encoded by the exons ATGGCGATGGCTTGCTCGACGAGGATGCTTGCGTTTCTGCTGCTCGCGCTGGCCTTTACCGCCGCGGTTGCAGAGAGCAGAGATGCATACAAGGGGAGCGCAGATCGATATGCCTGCATATTGA CCCAGGAAAGCTTCCCTCTTGCAAGCAAAGGGGCAGGATTAACTTCGGCAAACGGAAAGCTGTGTGTACTGTGTGAGCAATACTCAACCGAAGCTCTGGTCTACCTGCGACAAAAAGAAACCCAAACCGAGATTCTCAGTGTCCTCCACCACACGTGTGCAAGTCTTGGTCCTCTAAGACAGCAG TGCATGACGCTGGTCGACTACTACATTCCCGCTTTCTTCTTGGAGGTTTCTGTGCTTAAACCTGAGGAGTTATGTGAATCAGCGCACCTCTGCCCAAAGGGGGCGGCGGCTCGGTCGTCCACACGAGGGGAGGCCTGCGGCCTATGCCATCATGTTCTTGTTGAAGTTCTTACCATGCTTAAAGATCCCAACACCAAG CTGGAGATAGTCGGGCTTCTTTTCAAAACATGCAGCAAGGCGAAGAACTATGAACCACAG tGCAAGAGGCTTGTTCTTGACTATATCCCACTGATTCTGGTGAAGActcagacgttccttgagacgacGGACGTCTGCTTTACGACACATGCCTGTAAAACAGGCGTGCAAGCAACAACGGAAACAATTCCTCTATCCGCCACTTTGTGA